From a region of the Neisseria subflava genome:
- a CDS encoding ATP-binding protein: MKLSNFLKKANSVLNRLDLILPDEAGKTDWRALAYRWHSVGKKGILESLPRPHTFPLSRLAAVGSQTDRLKRNTEQFLAGRPANNVLMTGARGTGKSSLVKALLHEYAERGLRLIEVDKSDLISLPALLTLLSERPEKFIVFCDDLSFETGDETYKALKTALDGGLSQRCTNVLVYATSNRRHLIPEYMDENGGTTGTRGEIHQKEAVEEKISLSDRFGLWLSFYPFDQNDYLTAVANWLGDFNVPFDDTARQVALQWAQMRGSRSGRSAWQFACDWAGRLPEERVLD; encoded by the coding sequence ATGAAATTATCCAATTTTTTGAAAAAAGCGAATTCCGTTTTAAACCGTCTGGATTTAATCCTGCCTGACGAAGCCGGTAAAACCGACTGGCGCGCTTTGGCCTACCGTTGGCACAGCGTGGGCAAAAAAGGCATTTTGGAAAGCCTGCCGCGTCCGCATACGTTTCCTTTGAGTAGATTGGCGGCAGTCGGTTCGCAAACCGATAGGCTGAAACGCAATACCGAGCAATTTTTGGCAGGCCGTCCGGCAAATAATGTCTTGATGACCGGCGCGCGCGGTACGGGTAAATCCTCCTTGGTGAAAGCGTTGTTGCACGAATACGCCGAGCGCGGCCTGCGGCTGATTGAGGTGGATAAAAGCGATTTGATCAGTTTGCCGGCTTTGTTGACGCTGTTGTCTGAGCGTCCCGAGAAATTTATCGTTTTCTGCGATGATTTGTCGTTTGAAACCGGTGATGAAACCTATAAAGCCTTGAAAACTGCTTTAGACGGCGGACTGTCGCAACGTTGCACCAATGTTTTGGTTTATGCAACTTCCAACCGCCGTCATTTAATTCCCGAATACATGGATGAAAACGGCGGTACTACGGGCACTCGCGGCGAAATCCATCAGAAGGAAGCCGTCGAGGAGAAAATTTCCCTTTCCGACCGCTTCGGCTTATGGCTGAGTTTTTATCCTTTCGATCAAAACGATTATTTGACTGCCGTAGCCAACTGGTTGGGCGATTTCAATGTGCCTTTTGACGATACGGCGCGCCAAGTCGCGTTGCAATGGGCGCAAATGCGCGGTAGCCGTTCAGGCCGCTCGGCATGGCAGTTTGCCTGCGATTGGGCAGGCCGGTTGCCGGAAGAAAGAGTGCTGGATTAA
- a CDS encoding phosphomannomutase/phosphoglucomutase — protein sequence MANIARDIFKAYDIRGIVGKTLTDEAAYLIGKAIATKASEKGITHIALGRDGRLSGPGLMAQIQRGFTDSGIDVLNVGMVATPMLYFAAINECGGSGVMITGSHNPPDYNGFKMMLGGDTLAGEAIQELLAIVEKDGFVAADKQGSVTEKDISGEYHNNIVGHIKLKRPMKIAIDAGNGVGGAFAGKLYKGLGNEVTELFCEVDGNFPNHHPDPSKPKNLQDLIVELKNGDTEIGLAFDGDADRLGVVTKDGNIIYPDRQLMLFAQDVLSRNPKAKVIFDVKSTRLLAPWIKEHGGDPVMEKTGHSFIKSTMKKTGALVAGEMSGHIFFKERWFGFDDGMYAGARLLEILSAFDNPSEVLNKLPQSISTPELNIDLPEGSNGHKVIEELAANAKFEGATEIITIDGLRVEFPDGFGLMRASNTTPILVLRFEADTQEAIERIQNQFKAVIESNPALKWPL from the coding sequence ATGGCAAATATCGCCCGCGACATTTTCAAAGCCTACGACATCCGAGGCATCGTCGGCAAAACCCTGACTGACGAAGCAGCCTACTTAATCGGCAAAGCCATTGCCACCAAAGCCTCCGAAAAAGGCATTACCCACATCGCACTCGGCCGCGACGGCCGTTTGAGCGGCCCCGGCCTGATGGCGCAGATTCAACGCGGTTTCACAGACAGCGGTATCGATGTCCTCAACGTCGGCATGGTTGCCACCCCTATGCTCTACTTCGCAGCCATCAATGAATGCGGCGGCAGCGGTGTGATGATTACCGGCAGCCACAATCCGCCTGATTACAACGGTTTCAAAATGATGCTCGGCGGCGACACGCTCGCAGGCGAAGCCATTCAAGAACTTTTAGCCATTGTTGAAAAAGACGGTTTTGTTGCCGCCGACAAACAAGGCAGCGTAACCGAAAAAGACATCTCCGGCGAATACCACAACAATATCGTCGGCCACATCAAGCTCAAACGCCCGATGAAAATCGCCATCGACGCAGGCAACGGTGTCGGCGGCGCATTCGCGGGCAAACTCTACAAAGGCTTGGGCAACGAAGTAACCGAACTTTTCTGCGAAGTGGACGGCAATTTCCCTAACCACCACCCTGACCCTTCCAAACCGAAAAACCTGCAAGACCTCATTGTCGAGCTCAAAAACGGCGATACCGAAATCGGCTTGGCATTTGACGGCGATGCCGACCGCTTGGGCGTGGTTACCAAAGACGGCAACATCATCTATCCGGACCGCCAACTGATGCTTTTCGCACAAGACGTATTGAGCCGCAATCCTAAAGCCAAAGTGATTTTCGACGTCAAATCCACCCGTCTGCTCGCCCCTTGGATTAAAGAACACGGCGGTGATCCTGTGATGGAAAAAACCGGCCACAGCTTCATCAAATCCACCATGAAAAAAACCGGCGCACTGGTTGCCGGTGAAATGAGCGGACACATCTTCTTTAAAGAACGCTGGTTCGGCTTCGACGACGGTATGTATGCCGGCGCACGCCTCTTGGAAATCCTGTCTGCCTTCGACAATCCGTCCGAAGTGTTGAACAAGCTGCCGCAAAGCATTTCCACGCCCGAACTCAACATCGACCTGCCCGAAGGCAGCAACGGCCACAAAGTGATTGAAGAGCTGGCTGCCAATGCCAAGTTTGAAGGTGCGACCGAAATCATCACCATCGACGGCTTGCGCGTTGAATTCCCCGACGGCTTCGGCCTGATGCGTGCTTCCAATACCACGCCGATTTTGGTATTGCGTTTTGAAGCGGATACGCAAGAAGCGATTGAACGTATTCAAAACCAATTCAAAGCAGTCATTGAAAGCAATCCTGCATTGAAATGGCCGCTGTAA
- a CDS encoding Spy/CpxP family protein refolding chaperone: MSVALSRYPTFIFLALALLCSSLPAHAGPFLATLDDFHPNCDIRQLNLSADQHAALRRLRTDFKQINDKAYRKTVRSDRNRRQTIIKILSGDSFDSNAARDYVENRYLSSMDYAVDEMEIQYRLYHLLNPRQRQQWLSSCLR, from the coding sequence GTGTCTGTTGCACTTTCCCGCTATCCGACTTTTATTTTCTTAGCACTCGCCCTACTCTGTTCCAGTCTGCCTGCACATGCCGGTCCGTTTCTGGCCACTTTGGACGACTTCCACCCGAATTGCGACATCCGACAGCTTAATTTATCCGCCGACCAACACGCCGCCCTGCGCCGTCTGCGTACCGACTTCAAACAAATCAACGATAAAGCCTACCGCAAAACCGTACGCTCCGACCGCAACCGCCGCCAAACCATCATCAAAATCCTCTCCGGCGACTCATTCGACTCAAACGCCGCCCGCGATTATGTTGAAAACCGCTACCTCTCCAGCATGGACTACGCGGTGGATGAAATGGAAATCCAATACCGCCTCTATCATCTGCTCAATCCGCGCCAACGCCAGCAATGGTTGTCTTCATGCTTGCGCTGA
- a CDS encoding riboflavin synthase encodes MFTGIVQGMGKITDIAQPSPDFRTHTVELPPEIADNLQTGASVANNGCCLTITRIDGNKVSFDLMDETLRKTNLGSLKVGDSVNLERAARFGDEIGGHVMSGHVMAVTRISRIESSEFNRTVWFELPENLKPYILTKGFVGLDGCSLTIGEVSDSEFCVHLIPETLERTLFGSRKEGDLINIEIDPQTQAVVDTVMRVLAQKAV; translated from the coding sequence ATGTTTACAGGCATCGTACAAGGCATGGGCAAAATTACAGACATCGCCCAACCTTCGCCCGACTTTCGTACCCACACAGTCGAGCTGCCCCCCGAAATCGCCGACAATCTGCAAACCGGCGCCTCTGTCGCCAACAATGGCTGCTGCCTGACCATTACCCGAATCGACGGCAACAAAGTCAGCTTTGATTTGATGGACGAAACCTTACGCAAAACCAATCTCGGCAGCTTGAAAGTCGGCGACAGTGTCAATTTGGAACGCGCGGCGCGGTTTGGCGACGAAATTGGCGGTCATGTGATGAGCGGCCATGTGATGGCGGTTACCCGAATTTCCCGTATCGAATCCAGCGAGTTCAACCGTACCGTTTGGTTTGAGCTGCCGGAAAACCTCAAGCCCTACATCCTGACCAAAGGCTTTGTCGGTTTGGACGGTTGCAGCCTGACCATAGGCGAAGTCAGCGACAGCGAATTTTGCGTACACCTGATTCCTGAGACTTTGGAGCGTACCCTGTTTGGCAGCCGCAAAGAAGGCGACCTCATCAATATTGAAATCGATCCGCAAACCCAAGCCGTTGTCGATACCGTGATGCGTGTATTGGCACAAAAGGCCGTCTGA
- the rpe gene encoding ribulose-phosphate 3-epimerase has translation MTDYRIAPSILSADFARLGEEVAEVIRAGADLIHFDVMDNHYVPNLTFGPMVCAALKPYATVPVDVHLMVEPVDDLIHAFAKAGANIITFHPEASRHIDRSLGLIKEYGCQAGLVLNPATPVNILENVLDKLDMVLLMSVNPGFGGQSFIPNTLVKIRKVREMLDEYERQSGRHIALEVDGGVKTDNIAEIAAAGADTFVAGSAIFGKPDYKAVIDEMRQQLAQVG, from the coding sequence ATGACCGACTACCGTATCGCCCCCAGTATTTTGTCTGCCGATTTTGCCCGCTTGGGCGAAGAGGTTGCCGAAGTTATCCGCGCTGGTGCGGATTTGATTCATTTTGACGTGATGGACAATCATTATGTACCGAATCTGACTTTCGGCCCTATGGTTTGCGCGGCTTTGAAACCGTATGCAACCGTGCCGGTCGATGTGCATTTGATGGTTGAGCCGGTGGACGATTTGATTCATGCGTTTGCCAAAGCCGGTGCCAATATCATTACTTTTCATCCGGAAGCCAGCCGCCACATCGACCGCAGCTTGGGTTTGATTAAAGAATACGGCTGCCAGGCAGGCTTGGTATTGAATCCTGCTACGCCGGTCAATATTCTGGAAAACGTTTTGGACAAACTGGATATGGTGTTGCTGATGTCGGTTAACCCGGGCTTCGGCGGACAAAGCTTTATCCCGAATACACTGGTGAAAATCCGCAAAGTGCGCGAGATGTTGGACGAGTATGAACGGCAAAGCGGCCGCCATATCGCATTGGAAGTCGATGGCGGCGTGAAGACAGACAATATTGCAGAAATTGCGGCGGCAGGTGCGGATACGTTTGTCGCCGGTTCGGCGATTTTTGGCAAACCGGATTACAAAGCCGTTATCGATGAAATGCGCCAACAGTTGGCGCAAGTCGGATAA